In Armatimonadota bacterium, the genomic stretch TGTCGACGGCGAGCTATTTACGTTGGTGGGGAAGGCAAAGGAAAAAGGTGTGGCACAGATAACCGCGCCTTAAACACATCTATGTCCTCTGACGAATAGGCTACAAGTGAACCGGCTTCGAACTTCCTGAGCACTGGATTGACTATGCGAATCCTTACCTTTTGCAGAATCCGTCGTATGATAAAGAGAACCGGATGGTGGTTTTCCATGAGGGCGCGGCTTTGAATACCTACACCTACGATTCAGACGGCTTCAAGAAAGTCGAGAACGTGAGCGGAATCCTTTCGACCATCATCTGGGATGGAACGGACTATCTGCAGGTTCGGGGGCAAAGCACCATCAAGACGTTCCACACCGTGGAGTCTCAGATGATGAGCTACATCGAAAGCACGCTCCGCTACGACTTCCTCACCGACAACCTCGGCTCCATTACCGCCATCATGGACGGCAGCCAGATCCGGGTCTGGGATACCAGGTATTCGGCGTATGGACGCAAGAACTGTTTTTTTCAGCCTAACCAGACCGACGTCTCAGCATCGTAACAACTATCCCGACGGTGAGCACTATGACTGTCCCGGGCTCTGGAACGGGCGAAGTTGACACCCACATCAGTGCTTCTGTCGAGCCGTCAGTGTGCCGACCATATCCCACCACATAGGTTGCATTTGAGTCTGTCCAGACCATTCGGGCCCCCGACGATTGAAACTGGCCTACCGGCAGAAATGCGGTCAAGTTGACGAAGGAGTTGGAGTTCCCCTGCCAAAGTGCCGCCCGAGCCCCGGAACCGTAGTCTGCTTCTCCGACCTGCACTCCACCGGCAGTGTAGTATGCAACCGAAGAGATTGAACCAGCCGGAGCCAACGAAACAAAGGAACTAGCCGAGCCTTGCCAAATTCCAGCATGGTTGCTCGAACCAAATTCGGCCTTGCCAACCTGAACAACGGAATCTGTATCGTAGAGAACTGAACTGCTTGCCGAACTGGGTGTTAAGTCCAGAACGGCCGAATTGTTCAGCCAAAGTGCTGCTCTTTCACCGCCGGAAAATGACGTTTTGAAATACCCAACAGTGGCCCCTCCTCGCACTCCAAATGCCTCGGCAACAACAGCGCTAACAGGAGTCAGATCTACATAACTCGAAGCAGATCCCAACCACTTGGCCGCTCGAAACTGTCCACTAAGTTCGGTTGTGCCAACTTGGGTTACGGAATCAGTTGCCCAAACCCTTGACGCTGAGATGCTGGGATCAGCCGGGTGGAGGCTCTGCCAAGATGCGGAGCTTCCTGTCCACAGCCCAGCTCTGCTCGTTCCGCCAAAACTCGCGGATCCCGCAAACTGATTGCCACTTTGAGCCGAAATGCTGGAAGAGGTAGCACCCACTGGATTCAAGTTTACGTAACTCGACGAACCGTTCCAAACAGAGGCAAAGCTCCCTGAAGTGGTTATCGACGTACCGCCTTGGCCAGCCATACTCACCCCGCGTGCAAACGAACCGAGTGCCCCGGTAGGGTGCAGTGAGACGATACTCCACTGCGCGTTAACCATGCAGGGTAGCAATAGACAGGAGATGAAAGCCGTGCAAGTTGAGAACACTTTTTGATTCGCTAGTACCATAGCTTAATTTTATCTGCTAGTTTCATACAAATGCTTCCCAGTTGGGTAACCCAAATTAGACATTGATGGTTTGAGTTCGCAGGTGGGGCACGCTGGTCGAGATGCGTGCTTAAGTTCTGGAGCGCGGCCAAGTATTGCGGAGCGATTCTTGAACTGCGGAGGTGCCACCGAAGCTCTTCCGATGCCTGGTGTCCTCTACCCCGCATACCAAAACCCCCGACTCGATCCCACGATTTTGTTTAACCTCGGAATTCTGACTAACAACCTCAAGGTGAGGAAGGGATCACCTTCTGAACGATAGTTAGGGCAGTCTGAAAACGTTCCACACCGTGGAGTCTCAGATGATGAGCTACATCGAAAGCACGCTCCGCTACGACTTCCTGACCGATAACCTAGGCTCCATCACTGCCATCATCGACGTAAGCCAGATTAGAGCGTGGGACACCTGCCACTCGGCTTGACTTCTCGCCATTTTCTTTCCGGCTGTTAACTGCAGAATCGGCTCTTTTGTTGTCTTGTTGGTGTGCCAGACCTTTTCCCCCTACGACTTTCCTTACTACAGTTGCAAGCTTGCAGATTCGGAAAGGCGCTTAAAGTGATCTTCCGAAGAAAACATCACCGCCGGTTGGACGTAAAAACTTCTTCGACGGAATAAAACTGAGACCCTATTGCTGAAAGTTTATAAAAATTTACAAAAAGTGCTTGACAATTTTCTGATCGCGGGTTTAGAATTCCGCATGAGAAGAAGTTTAGTCACGTGTCTCGCTCTTTCGGCGGGGGTGCTACCGTCGCTCGTCATCGCTCAGCAAGACGAGAGTACATCCCCTCTTGCGCTGAGACTGAGGACCTCA encodes the following:
- a CDS encoding PEP-CTERM sorting domain-containing protein; protein product: MGATSSSISAQSGNQFAGSASFGGTSRAGLWTGSSASWQSLHPADPSISASRVWATDSVTQVGTTELSGQFRAAKWLGSASSYVDLTPVSAVVAEAFGVRGGATVGYFKTSFSGGERAALWLNNSAVLDLTPSSASSSVLYDTDSVVQVGKAEFGSSNHAGIWQGSASSFVSLAPAGSISSVAYYTAGGVQVGEADYGSGARAALWQGNSNSFVNLTAFLPVGQFQSSGARMVWTDSNATYVVGYGRHTDGSTEALMWVSTSPVPEPGTVIVLTVGIVVTMLRRRSG